The nucleotide window cccaaaaaaaaaaaaaaccaaaattgatTATCACTTGAAGAAAAATTAGTTCATAGATGAATTTAAATCAGAACATAAAGCAACCATACGAGCATAGCCCCATCTAAGTTTCTAAAGTTGCTAACTTTCAATCATCTTACGGAAGTTAGGAACTTGAATAACTGGTGCCTTTGGCAGAAAAATTAAAAtccataaataaaaaataaaagggttcaGATTTCATTGGAGTACAGAAAGTTGTCCCTTGTTCTACAATTCAAATTCATATTAAATACATAGATGGTCTCAAAACTATATAAACATTATTGACTCAAAATTAAACCAAATATGAAGTGGGATTTTAGAGAGGAAGCACCTTCTTGACAATATCCTGACTGAGAGCAGCAATCTGGGAATCAAGTGACTTGATAGTCTCTTCTTTTTGATTCTCCAAATTAGCCAAAGCCTCCTGCAATTCAGCCTCAACTTTCTTCCTCCCTTCAGCCAGTTTCTCCTCAACTTCCAACTGAGTCTCCTTCTTCATCTTGTTCAAAGCGGCTGCAATCTCAGCCCTTGCAGCTCTCATAATTGCCGCTGCTTGTTCTTCAAGCTGCTTCACTTCCTCAGACGTGTCCTTCACACTGGCAAGTTTCTCCTTTATGGCAGCATCTCTCTCATCCATGAATTTCCCGAGTGGGGTAAAGTAGACCTTGTCAAGAGCAAACATGAGGAACAAGAACTGGACCATCATGATGGGGAGGGTTAAGTTGAAATCGAAAAGAGCGGCCTTTTCTATTTCTGCAGCAAGAGAAGGTGGGGCAAAGGATAAAGTGGTGACTGTGAAGAGGGAGATAGATTTGAGAGTGGTGGACGAGAGTGAGGGGATTTGTTGGGTTTTCAAGAACTTTGGAGTGGGGAGTTTTGGGAGGGAAAGTTGTGGGATTTGTTTGAGTTTGGGTTTGGAAAAGAAGGATGATGAAGCAGCAATGGAGATTACAGGCTTTGAGGAAGCCATTATCATGCTGGCCATGGCTTCTGGTTTGAGGAAGTAAGGGAAATGACAGACTCTTTTGAGTTTTAGATGTCGATACGATGTGAGATTGTGTTGTGCAAATTGAAAggaaaaaaggtttttttttttcaattttttgtgGAGACGGTGAGCATGAAGTTTTGCAGAAGGTTATCTCATTCTTTGCCACACAAATTGATGAGGTTATGGTGGACTGAATGACTGAGTCAGGTGGTGTGGGGAAAGTGGGCTTTGGATCAGATAATGGGTCAAATGGTACTTTTTCATCGACCCAATAGAAAATTTGGGGTTCTTTGTTCCATCATAGTTGGGTACACCAAAGATTCAAAGGGCTCAAAAAAATtggaaatttaaatgaaaatcaAAGTTACAAATCCTACCCTAAATCAAAATACTAGATGTTGATGATGCTAACTAAATTTGTATTCAATTTTTCAGTAAGATGTGACAGCATGTTGAGAACTAAAAGAGCAGGAAAAGCCTATATAAATGTTAAATCTAATCGAGTTGAACCGAACCGAATTGAATATGCTATTACCCTAAAGCTATAAAGATTTTTCATTGAACTTTTCACAAGAAAGCACACATACTACGGCAACCTCGGTTTTTGAAAGTTCCTGCTCTTTTAAGGGATGGAAGCTTTGAACATGTGGACCGTAAGCGTTCACACCTGCCTTTTTGTGTCTCACTATCCTTGTATCCTTCTTCGTTTTTAAGTTCACCTTCCAAAGAGCTTGATAATGGCCTGCATATTTCGAATACGATGACAGGATTATTGCACTATGGATGATATCCTAATAAAAATAGCAATACTTTTACTGATGTAAAGAGCCATACGTGTATGAATGCTCTTGAGGAACATGTTTAACTTTTTGAACCTTTGTCGAGATATGCCTAGTGAAATGAAGCTGAAGAGGAAAAAACGAATAGAGATTAACACATTTAATTGTGGGACAAAAATATGATATCAAACAATGTTGTAAGAGCAGAGGAAACATGGGACAAACCTGATCATCATCCTTGATGCCATACTTTTCGATAAGATCAGCGTCTGTGATCAACTTCACATCACCATAAGACAAGCAAAAGTGTCCCCAAACACGTCCCCTCCATGATGTATTATGCAGATTCATATGAATTCATATCACAAAAAAGCAATATAATGTCAATAACACAGATCAATTGGCCCATAGGTAGAGTAGCCAAACTTGAATATTAGACATCATGTGTGGGCAGGGTAACATGCAATAACAACAAAACGAATTGGCTATGATACTACGTTAAGAATCTGGCCTAGAACCAATTTGCATGCATGAGAGGCCAAACTTGAATAGGGAAGGGATTTTCAGACAATGAAATAAGTGAAGTTACCATGAAATCTTGTCAGGACCTTCGTCTGGCATATGACAAAAGACATTCTGGACCCCCAGCTTGAGATCTGCAACGGTAGCCGACTTTAAAACTTCAATAACTGCAAGAAAAACTGATGTTAATGGAACACAAAAACAAGTGAAATGTAATTATGGCATTTGGGATGggaaaagaaaggagagaaaAAAGTACCAAAGGAAGAGCCATCCAATTTGCGAATGGAGAGATTGAGGGTCTCTTCAGGAAGCTTAGAATAAGAGAAAGTTGCGTGAGTTGAACCATCAGCGGCAACCGCGGGGGATGATGAGGTTGACTTCCCTGGAAGCCTCTCCAAAGAAGCTGTTGAGGTAGAAATTTCCTCCACTTCGAGTCCCGACATGCTGTCAATATGTCAAGAAGAAAACAgaagaaacaaaaaacaaaaaacaaaacaaaacaactaTAGGAAAAGATATATAAAAGGACCAGGAGAATATATCGGGTGGGGTCCCTGAACACACCAGATGTCAAAGGCTCAACCCATTTTAGGGAGAGAAACTTTGATTCTTTGGCGACATGGGACGACCTTTGTGTGTCGTTGGAGATTCAGAGAGAGGAGGAGGGAATGGGCGTTTCTCGTTACTTCCTATATTTGCTATATTTGGAAGGCTTTTCAGGGGCCAAATGAAACTGAGAGGAGATTGACAGTTTGAGAATCTCAAGGGTCAGGTTCTCATTTATTAGACACGccccattttttttttccttttacaatatacatatatttgGTATAAATGCTTCTTCAGTTCACCTGTTAGGCCATTTGGATTCCGAGAAAAACCAGAGAATTACTCAGAAAGAAAATGTGTTTGTCGATGTGACTCGCTCTGCCAAGAGCCCTACAAGTTCACAGGCTGAGGGTTACATTACACATGTCCGGTATTGTCTCCTTACATTGCCGAGAGCTTTGGCAAGTTAACGGAGTGTTTGATTAGGTGAAAACACAACAATTGAAGAGTACCATGGCATAAAAGTCATGACTTTAAGGGAAGATGCCACCACTTGCCATAAGCCATGAGGTCAAATCCAACCGTGCGGAAACTCTTCAATTGGCACATGGTTCCACCTATTTTAGGCACTACCAGGCACCCCACTCTATGAACCCATCATGACTTTCTACAAAGTAGAAAAACAAAACCCTGACCAAAAACAATATCAAACTAGTTGAAGGTTCGTAACCCTCGAAAGAGTTCAATATGCAAtccaaaaaataatatttgaatattcCAGTTATAAAACTACATATCCATCTTTAGTTGCAGCCTTTCAGGTGTAAATAGAATCGAAAGCTTCTGGCATATAATCAGTTCAAatataaaacaaaatgaaataggGGAACTTCAACATTTTCCTTTCCATTTGAAGAAAAAACATGGAAATCCCAACTACAAGAATTTGACAAAAAGAACAAGAAAGAAAGGAAGTAAGAAAAATGATCCCAAAAAGAGATATACAGTAGGAATAGTTGTAAACTATCCTAACTCTTCACTAGTACAAAGTTTCACCAAATTTAGTACTCTTGTGACCCTGAGGGAGGGAAAAAGGGACGACAAAAAATGGTGAGATGATCAGACTGCAGAGTCATCAGCTACGTTGGCTCTAACCGCAAGGGATGTCAAAACTTTGGATAAATCTCCATTCTTTTTAGAAGGCTATCTTACTTCCAATAGCTCATAAGCACTTTGATCGAACAAAGGTAAAGCAGAAATCAGCAAACTACAACTAGACATTTTTGTTAGCCTGAAGTCAGTTATTTCCCCACAAGCTTGTAGTAGGCATACAAACCAGAACCAACAAACCCCAGCAATTGCCCGATAACATTCAGCtgtaacaaaaataaatagagttcCTTTACAAAGTGCAACTTAAAAGGAGAGAGAAATTTACATTTACGCCAATTGTTAACTAGCAGTAACAATAAGGTAGTGCACTTACAATATCAAAGGGAAGCCCACCAAAAAGCATCCAGCCAAGTCCAATGGTAAAAAGATCCTACACCCACAAATTAATTAGCAAACCAGAGAACAAATTTGGAAATATgggcctcttttttttttctaacaaaGGAAAATATGTACTTCTATGTGCTGCATGACAGTAAATGAGGCCAAGCAAGATATCTAGAAAGTTCATTTATACATGGAGATGAGAAGTGCATCATTATACCCTACTGGTCAAATCAAATGCGAAGTCAGACagcttaaaatttttaataaataatgcaTTTAAAGGAGTTCAGTGCTTGGAACTTTTTGGGGGGCCAACATTTAGTGGAACTTCATTCTGAAGATTCCTCAATTAAACGCAATTAGCAACAGTGAGAATGAAATTGCAGATCATTATATAGGACTGCTAGATTGTAGGGAGGAGAATGCATGAATCATGATTGGAGACGAGTGTAAGCATACCTTCAGATTCCCACAAATGGTTTGTGTAACTGCCGAATTGAGAGTTGTGTTCAAGAATATAGTGTAATTCAAGAAGAAAGCTAGCATACACGAAAGAATCAATACAGCCTGTCCAGAAAGAAGGGGGAAAATGTATCACCATTGTAAGAACCATATTGAGTTATTTGAAGTGAAGCTAAAAGGCACTGCAACAAGAGGTAAACTGGACAGTGTTTCAAGTTTTCTGAACTTCAAGAGACTAATACAAGGCACAAACATATCAAATGTCAATAATCCTTCGAATGATTGAAAAGAGAATGGTTATAAAGTAAATAATTGTGGAATATGCATTAATATATGCAACTGCCGTTTATAAAAGAGTTCAATTACCAACAAAGAGGGAATCCccaaacataaaaacaaatattcaTATTGATACAGCAGCTTGCTTGAGAGCGCAAAACATACCAAAAAACCAGGTGAAAAGAGGTGAGGGAAATTCATTGTACTCTTCAAATCACCATGAAGAAATGTCCACACTAACAAAATCGGTCCACATATTATACCTATTATAAAAAAATCAGTTAATCATAAAATAGCTCTTAACTGAGACCAAAAGTTTTGTGACCATGGAATAAAAGAATATGTAATTCAAGCTGGAGTTATAAGTTACCGTTACACCACATAAGCCCAAAGCTATTAAGCCCACTAGATTTCCCTGAAAAAGAGAAAAACCGGCAAGCACACAATAATTATGCCAAAACAGAGAAGGGGAAATGTAGTTAAAAGAATAAAAGATATAAAGAAAATGGAGAGAATGCTACCGATTCGGGCTATGGTTGCAAGATATATAGCTGTAGAGATGTTGGCCAAGAAAACAACAGCGTATCCATAAAAGTCGAATGAAAAGTCACGAGCTCCCGCAACAAATGCACCAATAACAATCAATCCAACACTGATAAGATCTTTAAAATTTTTCAGTTAAAGGAAGAAATCAGAAACATGGCTATTCAAGCAAAAGGTCTTTCAAAATTTGccattaaaaagtaaaaatttcaTGCACCTAAGGTTTTAAAAACCACTTAGTTGAACTCTCACAATAGAAAATTTGTATAACTAGAAGTTATGTCAAGTAATAGTAGAAGGAAGAATTCCCTATGACAGCCACGATCTTACAAATGGGAGCACATTTTACTAATATCTGCAATGACCATAGAAGAAATGGAACTGAAAAGCCAAAGATTGGGCTTGAGTCCAACTCCAATGGGAGCACATCAAAACTATGATAAGCCCTGTTATTGGTCAGCTTAAAATTTTGTATTAGCACTCTCATCAATGAAAAACAACCAAACAAAACTTATGTTTCAAAATCATATTCTAGCAGCAAAAACTTATGTTTCAAAATCATACTCTAGCAGCAACTCAGTCAAACACAATGTAAGATGCTCTAAATAAATTTCAGAACAACCTGAGCTACAGACATAACTAATCATCTACCCTAGATTTTCTTACTTTCAACAAGATAACATTTCCTAGAGAAGCAACAGCAAGAAAGGGATCGAAGCAGCAGTTACCTCCCAACTATAGATGATGTATACTTCTGTCCTGCGAGGAGAAACTCCACAATCATCGTAAAAACAACAGTGGTTCGCCTAAGAGTAGTGTACATGGGAACATTTACTCCACGAATAGACTCAACAGTGACTAGCTTTCAAGGAGAAAGAGAAAGAACCATAATTTTTTCATCAGccaaatatttaaaaagaaaaaaaaagcaaacAATTATCCAACGGGTCGAAACATAATAATACCATGTAAAGCAAATAAGTTCCTGCAAGAGGAAGGGTATGAATCAAAGTCTTCAAGGGAACCAAACTCGTGTTGCTATCAGAAATGGTTAAAGATTCATTGTTTGAGAAAGATATCATCTTCCACCGTCTCAGTGCATAGAGAAAGGTACACGAACTTATCATCTACCGAAGAAAGGATACAAGATAATTCCAAAACAATTATGCAAAAAACATATACGAAAAATATAattgaaatgaatttttttatttttacctgAAAGAGTGTAATTACATTGGCAAAGGGGAAACCATAAGAAGATAAAGCTGCTTTATTGAACAGGATCAAAAGCACTGCAACAAAAAAACAATTTAACCATTAAAAAAGCGATCAGAGaactgaaaattataaaaaaaaatgaaacaaagaaGAGGGAAAAGGGAACAAACCAGCGCAAGACATGTAATAGATGGCAGCGTAGGCTCCTCTTTTGGTCATAGCGGATCCTTTGAAAATCCTCTCATCTCCTCTTTTGAGAagcctttctttttcttcttctttgtctATCGGCGGATCCGAAACCGGAAGAATCGGGTTCTTGAAGGAATTCGTCGCCATCATCGACATTTCTTTGCTCTTTCGTTctcgtttttttttttacttttttttttgggAGTTTTGGAAGACGACGACTTCAAGCGATGGTAGTTAAGAGTGAGGAGAGCCAACCTTCGTAGCACGGCAACGACAAG belongs to Gossypium arboreum isolate Shixiya-1 chromosome 7, ASM2569848v2, whole genome shotgun sequence and includes:
- the LOC108467717 gene encoding UDP-N-acetylglucosamine transporter UGNT1, producing the protein MSMMATNSFKNPILPVSDPPIDKEEEKERLLKRGDERIFKGSAMTKRGAYAAIYYMSCAVLLILFNKAALSSYGFPFANVITLFQMISSCTFLYALRRWKMISFSNNESLTISDSNTSLVPLKTLIHTLPLAGTYLLYMLVTVESIRGVNVPMYTTLRRTTVVFTMIVEFLLAGQKYTSSIVGSVGLIVIGAFVAGARDFSFDFYGYAVVFLANISTAIYLATIARIGKSSGLNSFGLMWCNGIICGPILLVWTFLHGDLKSTMNFPHLFSPGFLAVLILSCMLAFFLNYTIFLNTTLNSAVTQTICGNLKDLFTIGLGWMLFGGLPFDILNVIGQLLGFVGSGLYAYYKLVGK
- the LOC108475017 gene encoding uncharacterized protein LOC108475017, which produces MSGLEVEEISTSTASLERLPGKSTSSSPAVAADGSTHATFSYSKLPEETLNLSIRKLDGSSFVIEVLKSATVADLKLGVQNVFCHMPDEGPDKISWGRVWGHFCLSYGDVKLITDADLIEKYGIKDDDQLHFTRHISTKVQKVKHVPQEHSYTPLSSSLEGELKNEEGYKDSETQKGRCERLRSTCSKLPSLKRAGTFKNRGCRSMCAFL
- the LOC108459034 gene encoding ATP synthase subunit b', chloroplastic, encoding MASMIMASSKPVISIAASSSFFSKPKLKQIPQLSLPKLPTPKFLKTQQIPSLSSTTLKSISLFTVTTLSFAPPSLAAEIEKAALFDFNLTLPIMMVQFLFLMFALDKVYFTPLGKFMDERDAAIKEKLASVKDTSEEVKQLEEQAAAIMRAARAEIAAALNKMKKETQLEVEEKLAEGRKKVEAELQEALANLENQKEETIKSLDSQIAALSQDIVKKVLPL